A region from the Pseudosulfitobacter sp. DSM 107133 genome encodes:
- a CDS encoding TolC family protein gives MRVSKFPLVFGFPLILGACATAVPGIYTEPKAGFANISSQVTPAIGKRTAFAETQAENEALKKQVHAMVHRKTISADTAVQVALLNNKGLQASYANVGLSAAEAWQQSTPENPIVSIGVLGIGAPELGAYRAIEGLIRSNVLDATTRKQRTAIADANFRQAQLSAVNDTLALANQTRKAWVDAVAAFEAVSYLRRAKATSDAGSELAMRLGETGALNKAGQAREQAFNAELAGQLAQARLNATRSKEQLTRLMGLWGTEVDYYVPDALPALPRSVGRVTDIEAKALRNRVDLRVAKLGLEAQAKAFGLTDQTRIISDLEFIAGFEAERENEDGETETVTTPQVEVEFAIPIYDTGKARMRKAELSYLQAANMLAERAVNVRSEARGAEASYHAAYKIARHYRDVLVPLRTTVEEEGLLSYNGMITNTFELLTDVREKLGASLEAANAKREFYMAQADLTAAIYGGGDGGGAGGEDATLAAGGGAGH, from the coding sequence ATGCGGGTATCGAAGTTTCCGCTGGTTTTCGGCTTTCCGCTAATCTTGGGTGCCTGTGCTACAGCTGTGCCAGGCATCTACACGGAACCAAAAGCTGGCTTCGCCAATATTTCCAGCCAGGTCACACCAGCCATTGGCAAACGGACAGCTTTCGCCGAAACCCAGGCCGAAAACGAGGCCTTGAAGAAGCAGGTGCACGCAATGGTGCACCGCAAGACCATTTCGGCGGACACCGCCGTTCAGGTCGCGCTTCTGAACAACAAGGGGTTGCAGGCGTCATATGCGAACGTTGGCCTATCTGCCGCAGAGGCCTGGCAGCAGTCGACGCCGGAAAACCCGATCGTGTCGATCGGTGTCTTGGGCATCGGTGCGCCGGAACTGGGGGCTTATAGGGCAATCGAAGGCCTGATCCGCTCCAACGTTCTTGATGCCACCACCCGTAAGCAGCGAACGGCCATTGCAGACGCAAACTTCCGGCAGGCTCAACTGAGCGCCGTGAACGACACGCTCGCACTGGCCAATCAGACGCGGAAGGCATGGGTCGATGCCGTAGCTGCCTTCGAGGCAGTGAGCTATCTGCGCCGCGCGAAAGCGACCTCTGACGCCGGATCAGAATTGGCGATGAGGCTTGGCGAGACCGGCGCGCTTAACAAAGCCGGGCAGGCCCGTGAACAGGCCTTCAACGCCGAACTCGCCGGGCAACTTGCCCAGGCACGCTTGAATGCTACCCGGTCCAAGGAGCAGCTGACCAGGCTTATGGGGCTGTGGGGCACCGAGGTCGACTATTATGTGCCCGATGCCCTACCTGCGCTGCCGCGTTCCGTCGGCCGTGTGACTGACATCGAAGCGAAAGCATTGCGAAATCGGGTTGATCTGCGCGTTGCCAAACTTGGCCTGGAAGCACAGGCCAAGGCGTTTGGTCTGACTGATCAGACTCGCATTATCAGCGATCTCGAATTTATTGCCGGGTTCGAAGCGGAGCGGGAAAATGAGGACGGAGAAACGGAGACCGTGACCACCCCTCAGGTGGAGGTGGAGTTCGCAATCCCGATTTACGACACCGGTAAGGCCCGGATGCGCAAGGCGGAATTGTCGTACCTGCAAGCAGCCAATATGCTGGCAGAGAGAGCCGTCAACGTCCGGTCCGAAGCGCGTGGTGCTGAAGCCTCCTATCACGCCGCGTATAAGATCGCCCGCCACTATCGCGACGTTCTGGTGCCGCTACGCACGACCGTCGAAGAAGAGGGGCTGCTGTCTTATAACGGCATGATCACCAACACTTTCGAGCTGCTGACAGACGTGCGCGAGAAACTTGGCGCATCACTGGAAGCGGCAAACGCAAAACGCGAATTCTACATGGCGCAGGCTGACCTGACTGCTGCGATCTATGGCGGCGGAGACGGCGGCGGTGCTGGTGGAGAAGACGCAACACTTGCCGCCGGTGGCGGCGCAGGACACTGA
- a CDS encoding heavy-metal-associated domain-containing protein, translating into MFRFSVPNMSCGHCTASIHQAIMAADPDATVSCDLTARIVNVDSTLDETALAAAISDAGYRSEKLAEVQ; encoded by the coding sequence ATGTTCAGATTCAGCGTACCGAACATGAGTTGCGGCCATTGTACCGCTTCCATCCATCAGGCCATCATGGCGGCCGACCCAGATGCAACGGTTTCGTGCGATCTGACTGCACGTATCGTCAACGTCGACAGCACTCTGGATGAAACTGCATTGGCCGCAGCGATCAGCGATGCGGGCTACAGGTCTGAGAAGCTGGCAGAGGTTCAGTAG
- a CDS encoding cytochrome c, translating to MKWAAIFFALVAAAAAGWYIMQTNISRTGSQTGESIPLPAGALATVKLPASFTEQEQIGGRAYDAVCAACHGPNGQGRDGVAPPLVHKIYEPSHHRDMAFVLAAQNGVRAHHWKFGNMPAVEGVTRSDILAIVTYIRALQRANGIN from the coding sequence ATGAAATGGGCAGCGATATTTTTTGCTCTGGTCGCTGCTGCTGCGGCGGGATGGTACATAATGCAAACGAACATCTCCCGAACTGGCTCCCAGACGGGCGAGAGCATACCGCTTCCCGCAGGAGCCCTTGCAACTGTCAAGCTGCCAGCCAGTTTCACAGAGCAGGAGCAGATCGGCGGGAGAGCTTATGATGCGGTCTGTGCCGCCTGCCATGGCCCGAACGGGCAAGGCCGGGATGGCGTTGCTCCACCGCTTGTTCACAAGATTTACGAACCGAGCCATCACAGAGACATGGCGTTTGTCCTCGCTGCGCAAAATGGAGTGCGGGCGCATCATTGGAAATTTGGAAACATGCCAGCGGTTGAAGGCGTGACGCGATCAGATATCCTTGCTATCGTGACTTACATTCGAGCATTGCAGCGTGCCAATGGGATCAATTAA
- a CDS encoding sialidase family protein, protein MSKCLSASILSIGAFFNFFTATYAEETDLFRLTDRTAPVGIGAREPSLATLPDGRVVVSWTEENGAEAEVRMAILDGSEWSDARTIHKSSKIYINWADFPSVAVLADGGLAAQWLKLNGEGDYQYDVNIAFSKDEGRSWTDPLVPHDDRSQREHGFVSLVPDQFGGLTAMWLDGREYDSQTEGESFENAMQLRARQINSDGTMKPESLLDARACTCCQTSAARTASGDIVAVYRDRTADEIRDISIVRSTEGDWTQPITVHDDGWEIAGCPVNGPAVDTMDDKVSVIWFTAAENKPEVYIAFSDDGGAQFDEPLRIDLDTAAGRVDVLQMPDGSALALWIEYVGGGEAIVMCHISRSTGCAAPQALHINRGGGSIGFPRMARGDAGAFVAWTQPTGGADGGTTIRMVEVAVIP, encoded by the coding sequence ATGAGTAAATGTCTTTCTGCATCCATATTGAGTATTGGTGCATTTTTCAATTTTTTCACCGCAACATATGCTGAGGAAACCGACCTCTTCAGATTGACCGACCGCACAGCCCCGGTCGGCATCGGTGCCCGTGAGCCATCACTAGCAACCTTGCCGGATGGCCGGGTCGTAGTGAGTTGGACAGAAGAAAACGGAGCCGAAGCGGAAGTTCGCATGGCTATCCTTGATGGCAGCGAGTGGTCGGACGCTCGCACAATTCATAAATCGTCAAAGATTTACATCAACTGGGCCGATTTTCCATCTGTAGCGGTGCTGGCTGATGGTGGCCTGGCGGCACAATGGCTTAAACTGAATGGGGAGGGTGATTACCAATATGACGTCAATATCGCTTTTTCCAAAGATGAAGGCAGAAGCTGGACGGACCCACTTGTTCCCCATGATGACAGATCACAACGCGAGCACGGTTTTGTTTCGTTGGTTCCCGATCAGTTTGGCGGGTTGACGGCGATGTGGCTGGATGGCCGGGAGTACGACAGTCAAACAGAAGGCGAAAGCTTCGAGAATGCGATGCAGCTGCGCGCACGACAGATCAACTCTGACGGAACGATGAAGCCAGAAAGCCTGTTGGACGCGCGCGCTTGTACTTGTTGTCAGACGTCCGCAGCGCGGACCGCGTCGGGCGATATCGTGGCGGTCTATCGTGATCGAACCGCCGATGAAATCCGCGACATTTCGATTGTTCGATCTACCGAAGGGGACTGGACGCAACCCATCACTGTTCACGACGACGGATGGGAAATTGCCGGCTGCCCCGTAAATGGCCCAGCCGTTGATACGATGGACGACAAGGTGTCCGTTATCTGGTTCACTGCAGCTGAGAATAAACCAGAGGTTTATATCGCGTTTTCGGACGATGGCGGTGCGCAGTTTGACGAACCGCTCCGCATTGACCTCGACACAGCCGCGGGACGGGTGGACGTCCTGCAAATGCCGGATGGAAGCGCATTGGCGCTCTGGATTGAATATGTGGGAGGCGGTGAAGCGATCGTCATGTGCCACATATCGCGAAGTACCGGATGCGCAGCGCCTCAGGCGCTCCATATCAATCGGGGCGGCGGATCGATCGGTTTTCCCCGAATGGCGCGCGGAGACGCCGGTGCGTTTGTGGCCTGGACGCAGCCGACCGGCGGCGCGGATGGGGGCACTACAATCCGCATGGTCGAAGTCGCGGTAATTCCATAG
- the cueR gene encoding Cu(I)-responsive transcriptional regulator: protein MNIGDVADLSGLPAKTIRYYEDIGLVEPLRSSNGYRSFRQSDVHKLAFLARARALGFTIEDCRSLLKLYADTDRASAEVKQIAEEHLDRIDSKIAELTEMRATLSHLVDACAGDHRPDCPILADLAMEQKAGSISKASG from the coding sequence ATGAACATCGGAGATGTGGCCGACCTTTCCGGCCTTCCCGCCAAAACGATCCGCTACTACGAAGACATCGGTCTTGTCGAACCGCTGCGCAGTTCAAATGGCTATCGCAGCTTTCGGCAAAGCGACGTGCACAAGCTGGCCTTTCTCGCCCGGGCACGGGCCCTTGGATTCACCATCGAGGATTGCCGGAGCCTGCTGAAGCTTTATGCCGATACTGACCGAGCCAGTGCCGAGGTGAAGCAGATTGCCGAAGAGCATCTTGATCGGATTGACAGCAAGATCGCTGAACTAACCGAAATGCGCGCGACGCTGTCGCATCTTGTGGATGCATGCGCGGGTGATCACCGCCCCGATTGCCCCATCTTGGCCGATCTGGCGATGGAACAAAAGGCGGGCAGTATCAGCAAGGCGTCCGGATAG
- a CDS encoding heavy metal translocating P-type ATPase, translating to MSDPRTLRLSLQNMSCASCVGRVERGLTALPGVSDVRVNLANETAQAQVNAPERIAEIATTLQEIGYPARTGSVRLNIASMSCASCVGRVDKALAVLPGVLDVNVNLASETATVTYLEGAVAVVDLIKAASDAGYPATQAEDSSSEDAGARKNEEARVLARRTVVAATLALPVFLLEMGAHLIPGMHGLIGDTIGHWTSWMIQFVLTTAVLLWPGRTFYTRGFPALLKGAPDMNSLVAVGTSAAYIYSLVALFAPTLLPAGSRAVYFEAAAVIVVLILLGRWLEARAKGRTGAAIQKLLGLQAKTARVLVDGEPQDVAIDRIVAGDILIVRPGERIAVDGELTEGSARVDESMITGEPVPVAKSVGDPVTGGTVNGSGAFHFRATRVGADTTLAQIIRMVEEAQGAKLPIQGLVDRITLWFVPAVMALALLTVIVWLLVGPSPALSFALVAGVSVLIIACPCAMGLATPTSIMVGTGRAAEMGVLFRKGDALQQLSSVDVVALDKTGTVTQGRPELTDLVLADSFDRTEVLALVAAVEAQSEHPIAEAIVRAAKVEGVARHDAKDFESITGHGVRAKVAGREVLVGADRLMIREGLTIGDLADEERRLAEQGRTALFAAIDGRVAAVIAVSDPVKPSSAAAIRALHAQGLKVAMITGDKRETAEAIAREIGIDHVIAGVLPDGKVAALDDLRGTGQRIAFVGDGINDAPALAHSDVGIAIGTGTDVAIESADVVLMSGDLRGVVNALEVSRSTMRNIRQNLFWAFGYNVALIPVAAGALYPVSGLLLSPVLAAGAMALSSVFVLTNALRLRRVRPAMDETARPVSEASASPIPAE from the coding sequence ATGTCGGATCCACGCACCCTTCGGCTTTCCCTGCAAAACATGTCCTGCGCTTCCTGCGTCGGGCGCGTGGAACGTGGCCTCACGGCTCTGCCGGGGGTCAGCGATGTCCGCGTCAATCTCGCCAACGAGACCGCCCAGGCGCAGGTCAACGCACCGGAGCGCATCGCCGAAATCGCCACGACCCTTCAGGAGATCGGCTATCCAGCCCGTACCGGGAGCGTACGTCTGAACATCGCATCCATGTCCTGTGCCTCGTGCGTCGGTCGGGTGGACAAAGCACTGGCCGTGCTGCCGGGCGTGCTGGACGTTAACGTCAACCTCGCATCGGAAACCGCAACGGTTACCTATCTGGAGGGCGCAGTCGCGGTTGTCGACCTCATCAAGGCGGCCAGCGACGCAGGTTACCCCGCCACTCAGGCCGAAGATAGTTCATCGGAAGACGCAGGAGCCCGCAAGAACGAAGAGGCGCGGGTTCTGGCACGACGGACTGTCGTGGCAGCGACCCTCGCCCTGCCGGTGTTTCTACTTGAGATGGGCGCACATCTGATCCCCGGCATGCACGGTCTGATCGGTGACACCATCGGCCACTGGACCAGCTGGATGATCCAGTTCGTTTTGACCACGGCAGTCCTGCTCTGGCCAGGACGTACTTTTTACACACGCGGTTTCCCGGCACTGTTGAAAGGCGCGCCGGACATGAACAGCCTTGTCGCGGTTGGCACTTCGGCGGCCTACATCTATTCGCTCGTGGCGCTTTTCGCACCGACGCTGCTGCCTGCGGGATCGCGCGCGGTCTATTTCGAGGCGGCGGCGGTCATCGTGGTGTTGATCCTTCTGGGCCGCTGGCTGGAGGCCCGCGCGAAGGGCCGGACCGGGGCTGCGATCCAGAAGCTGCTGGGCCTTCAGGCCAAGACAGCCCGTGTGCTGGTTGACGGGGAGCCGCAGGATGTGGCCATTGACCGCATCGTCGCGGGCGATATTCTGATCGTGCGCCCCGGCGAGCGGATTGCAGTGGATGGTGAGCTGACCGAGGGCAGTGCCCGTGTGGACGAGAGCATGATCACCGGCGAACCGGTGCCGGTGGCCAAATCCGTGGGCGATCCCGTCACCGGCGGCACCGTCAACGGCAGCGGTGCCTTCCACTTCCGCGCGACGCGTGTGGGCGCCGACACGACGCTGGCCCAGATCATCCGGATGGTCGAAGAGGCGCAGGGCGCCAAGCTACCGATCCAGGGGCTGGTGGACCGGATCACGCTCTGGTTCGTGCCCGCTGTCATGGCATTGGCGCTTTTGACGGTGATTGTCTGGCTGTTGGTCGGTCCTTCGCCCGCGCTGTCCTTTGCTTTGGTGGCCGGTGTATCTGTGCTGATCATCGCCTGCCCCTGCGCGATGGGGCTCGCCACGCCGACGTCGATCATGGTCGGCACGGGACGTGCCGCCGAGATGGGCGTGCTCTTCCGCAAGGGCGACGCGTTGCAACAGCTATCCAGCGTGGATGTGGTGGCGCTGGACAAGACCGGAACGGTTACCCAGGGCCGCCCGGAACTGACCGATCTCGTGCTTGCAGACAGCTTTGACCGAACCGAGGTGCTGGCGCTTGTCGCCGCTGTTGAGGCGCAATCGGAACACCCGATCGCCGAGGCAATCGTGCGCGCGGCAAAGGTCGAGGGCGTCGCGCGGCATGACGCCAAGGATTTTGAATCCATCACCGGCCACGGCGTGCGAGCAAAAGTGGCGGGCCGCGAGGTGCTTGTCGGGGCCGACCGCCTGATGATCCGCGAGGGGCTGACAATCGGCGATCTGGCCGACGAGGAGCGCCGGCTGGCCGAACAGGGCCGCACCGCACTTTTCGCGGCGATCGACGGTCGTGTCGCCGCCGTCATCGCGGTGTCCGATCCGGTGAAGCCGTCCAGCGCCGCTGCAATCCGCGCATTGCACGCACAGGGACTGAAGGTCGCCATGATCACCGGTGACAAGCGCGAAACGGCAGAGGCTATCGCCCGCGAAATCGGCATCGACCATGTGATCGCGGGCGTTCTGCCCGACGGCAAGGTGGCGGCGCTGGACGATCTGCGGGGCACCGGCCAGCGCATCGCGTTCGTTGGCGACGGGATCAACGACGCACCCGCGCTTGCCCATTCGGACGTGGGTATCGCGATCGGCACCGGTACAGACGTGGCCATCGAATCCGCAGATGTGGTGCTGATGTCCGGCGATCTGCGCGGCGTCGTGAACGCCCTCGAGGTGTCGCGGAGCACCATGCGCAACATCCGCCAGAACCTTTTCTGGGCATTTGGATACAACGTCGCCCTGATCCCGGTTGCGGCGGGCGCGCTTTATCCGGTGTCAGGACTTCTGCTCTCACCCGTTCTGGCAGCAGGTGCGATGGCGCTCAGCTCTGTCTTCGTGCTGACGAATGCGCTGCGGCTGCGCCGCGTGCGCCCGGCGATGGACGAAACGGCGCGCCCCGTCTCCGAAGCCTCGGCATCCCCGATTCCAGCTGAATGA
- a CDS encoding copper oxidase produces MLNRRQLLGAGAAGATLVSSKAWGQTLNMGLPEAAQMDSAATAITARPNSGPDYTPVVTLNGWTLPHRMNNGVKEFHLVAEPVERELADGMIAHLWGYNGQSTGPTIEAVEGDRVRIYVTNKLPEGTTVHWHGLILPSGMDGVSGLSHPSIPPGKTFVYEFDLVKSGTFMYHPHGDEMTQMAMGMMGMFVVHPKDPTFMPVDRDFLIMLNAFDIDPGTYVPRIMTMTDFNLWTWNSRIFPDIDPLVVNKGDRVRVRVGNLTMTNHPIHMHGYDFKVTCTDGGWVPPEAQWPEVSIDIPVGAMRAYEFTADHLGDWAIHCHKSHHTMNAMGHDVPTFIGVNKKPLTQKIRQFQPEYMPMGMSGMGDMAKMEMPLPDNTIPMMTGWGPYGPIEMGGMFSVVKVRDGIDADDYSDPGWYENPPGEMAYEWTGELPEFASNNSPKTILTPKPTSKG; encoded by the coding sequence ATGTTGAACAGACGTCAATTACTCGGAGCCGGTGCGGCAGGTGCAACGCTGGTCTCTTCGAAAGCCTGGGGTCAAACCTTGAACATGGGATTGCCCGAAGCCGCGCAAATGGACAGTGCGGCAACGGCGATCACGGCGCGTCCCAATTCCGGGCCGGACTACACACCTGTGGTCACATTGAACGGATGGACCCTGCCACACCGGATGAACAACGGCGTGAAGGAATTTCACCTCGTGGCCGAACCGGTAGAACGCGAGCTTGCCGACGGCATGATCGCGCATTTGTGGGGCTACAACGGACAATCCACCGGTCCGACAATTGAAGCTGTCGAAGGCGACCGGGTGCGCATCTACGTCACCAATAAGCTGCCGGAAGGCACAACGGTACACTGGCACGGGCTGATTCTTCCGTCGGGCATGGATGGGGTCTCCGGGTTGAGCCATCCCAGCATCCCACCAGGCAAAACCTTCGTCTATGAATTCGACTTGGTGAAGTCCGGAACGTTCATGTACCACCCCCACGGCGATGAAATGACCCAGATGGCGATGGGGATGATGGGCATGTTCGTGGTCCACCCCAAGGATCCCACATTCATGCCGGTAGATCGTGATTTCCTGATCATGCTGAACGCTTTCGACATCGATCCGGGGACCTATGTACCCCGCATCATGACGATGACGGATTTCAACCTTTGGACCTGGAACAGCCGGATCTTCCCCGACATCGATCCGCTGGTCGTGAACAAGGGCGACCGGGTGCGAGTGCGGGTTGGGAATCTTACGATGACGAACCACCCGATCCATATGCACGGCTATGACTTCAAGGTCACCTGCACGGATGGCGGCTGGGTGCCGCCTGAAGCACAGTGGCCGGAGGTGAGCATCGACATTCCCGTAGGTGCGATGCGCGCCTACGAATTCACAGCTGATCATCTGGGTGATTGGGCGATCCATTGCCACAAATCTCACCATACGATGAACGCTATGGGCCATGACGTGCCGACGTTCATCGGGGTGAACAAGAAGCCGCTGACCCAGAAGATACGTCAATTCCAGCCGGAATACATGCCGATGGGCATGTCCGGCATGGGGGACATGGCAAAAATGGAAATGCCGCTGCCTGACAATACCATCCCGATGATGACGGGTTGGGGCCCGTACGGACCCATCGAGATGGGCGGCATGTTTTCGGTCGTGAAGGTGCGAGACGGCATCGACGCGGACGATTACTCCGATCCCGGCTGGTACGAAAATCCTCCGGGCGAGATGGCCTACGAATGGACCGGCGAATTACCCGAATTTGCCTCCAACAACAGCCCCAAGACCATTCTCACACCGAAACCAACCTCGAAGGGCTGA
- a CDS encoding copper-binding protein, protein MRNLLLTTSFAIALSAPAFAAGTHDGGHGENKPAAMMVGMPGDAAKVDRTIDVTLLENDEGQMLIESEPMDIKEGETIRFNITNKGELEHEFVLDTVERNAEHKIEMAKMDMEHDDPNRIRLDAGASGEVVWTFANSGTFEAACLIPGHYESGMHREVAVGDQMAQADVEYTSGTIKKIDAKAGKVTIIHGPLVNLDMPAMTMVFRADEAMVAKMAEGQDIEFVADRVKGKLTVTQMK, encoded by the coding sequence ATGAGAAATCTTCTTTTGACGACAAGCTTTGCGATCGCGTTATCAGCACCGGCCTTTGCTGCAGGTACACACGACGGTGGGCATGGGGAGAACAAGCCGGCTGCAATGATGGTCGGCATGCCGGGTGACGCCGCCAAGGTGGATCGTACAATCGACGTCACTTTGCTCGAAAACGATGAGGGCCAGATGCTGATCGAGAGTGAGCCGATGGATATCAAGGAGGGCGAAACCATCCGCTTCAACATCACCAACAAGGGTGAGCTGGAGCATGAATTCGTCCTCGACACGGTAGAGCGTAATGCCGAGCACAAGATCGAAATGGCCAAGATGGACATGGAACATGACGATCCGAACCGTATCCGTCTCGATGCGGGCGCCTCGGGCGAGGTTGTCTGGACTTTCGCAAATTCTGGCACATTCGAAGCAGCGTGCCTGATCCCGGGCCACTACGAATCGGGCATGCACCGTGAGGTCGCAGTCGGTGACCAGATGGCTCAGGCTGACGTGGAATACACGAGCGGCACCATCAAGAAAATCGACGCAAAGGCCGGCAAGGTCACAATCATCCACGGCCCTCTCGTCAACCTGGATATGCCGGCAATGACCATGGTGTTCCGCGCCGACGAGGCGATGGTGGCCAAGATGGCGGAAGGTCAGGACATCGAGTTCGTTGCCGACCGGGTCAAGGGTAAACTGACCGTCACGCAGATGAAGTAA
- a CDS encoding plastocyanin/azurin family copper-binding protein, with protein sequence MKNFLRTCTIALALVLPAFSVGASSGKGQQPHARAFEVPGHDPIGRPGDGSSIDRTIEISIRETESGYMLFEPDALHIESGSVVRFLISNLGGLEHEFFLGSFDEVAEHQQWMREHPDMQHDNANSVSIPSGQNAELIWEFSDMTNLEFVCLIPGHREAGMWGVIIVHDHLAPKSKG encoded by the coding sequence ATGAAGAATTTCCTGAGAACCTGCACCATCGCCCTTGCGCTCGTCCTTCCGGCTTTTTCAGTGGGCGCTTCCAGTGGCAAGGGCCAGCAGCCTCACGCGCGTGCATTCGAAGTGCCTGGCCATGATCCGATCGGGAGGCCCGGTGATGGCTCCTCAATCGACAGGACGATTGAAATATCCATACGGGAGACAGAAAGCGGCTACATGCTTTTCGAGCCGGACGCACTCCACATCGAGAGCGGTTCAGTTGTCCGCTTTTTGATCAGCAATTTGGGCGGGCTGGAACACGAGTTTTTTCTCGGCTCCTTTGACGAGGTTGCAGAACACCAGCAGTGGATGCGCGAACATCCCGATATGCAACATGACAACGCCAATTCAGTTTCGATCCCTAGTGGGCAAAATGCAGAGTTGATCTGGGAGTTCTCCGATATGACCAACCTGGAGTTCGTATGCTTGATCCCCGGCCACCGGGAAGCGGGCATGTGGGGCGTCATCATCGTGCACGATCACCTTGCGCCGAAATCCAAAGGTTAG
- a CDS encoding ABC transporter transmembrane domain-containing protein: protein MSLLDRYHLLVHDVAAAFGYDYNDVTPDWVHPFIHLILVLAPALLITVGSYLAIRGILKLWKYRSTPAIHPEPIRGLEGSLFSTVLRYSRRQQALMIVVSLIAMPILYLTLELPKQIVNNALDPDRFPIVVLGRDLDQVVFLILLCGLYLLTIILNGLNKYGLNVFKGYVAERFLRRFRLLVYRQWRSDPDSGNQSEIVPILAQEVEPIGGFAADVLTLPILQGGTLLTILFFMFVQDPVLGAAALTVLPIQLVLLPKLQRRVNALSRTRIKEVRQLGRQLSDQLRQRQVNSAGLLPASASFRELEHVRRKIFRLKFFIKALNNFLTALTPFLFYSLGGYFVIEGRITLGALVAVLAAHKDFSAPLKELFNYYQTLEDTRIRYQEITSFFIQSINRSTNVEADNIRLARVGKFEQSTRSYPDLSLEGRGAIATS, encoded by the coding sequence ATGTCACTCTTGGACAGGTATCACCTGCTTGTACACGACGTAGCTGCCGCCTTTGGGTACGACTACAACGATGTCACGCCAGACTGGGTGCACCCGTTCATTCATCTCATACTGGTCTTGGCGCCTGCGCTGCTGATCACCGTTGGCTCATATCTTGCTATTCGCGGCATTCTGAAGCTTTGGAAGTACCGCAGCACGCCTGCGATCCACCCAGAGCCCATACGAGGGCTCGAAGGAAGTCTTTTCAGCACCGTCTTGCGCTATTCAAGAAGGCAGCAGGCGTTGATGATCGTGGTTAGCCTCATCGCGATGCCTATTCTCTATCTGACCCTGGAACTGCCAAAACAGATCGTGAACAACGCTCTGGATCCCGACCGTTTCCCGATCGTCGTTCTGGGACGAGACCTCGATCAGGTCGTTTTCCTCATACTTCTTTGCGGTCTCTATCTTCTGACGATCATCCTGAATGGGTTAAACAAATATGGCCTAAACGTCTTCAAAGGGTATGTCGCGGAGCGTTTTCTGCGGCGCTTCCGCCTGCTGGTCTATCGGCAATGGCGCAGCGATCCAGACTCCGGAAACCAAAGCGAGATCGTCCCTATTCTCGCACAGGAAGTCGAGCCCATCGGTGGCTTCGCGGCGGACGTCCTTACGCTGCCAATCCTGCAAGGTGGTACGCTTTTGACGATCCTGTTTTTCATGTTCGTTCAGGACCCTGTCTTGGGTGCCGCAGCACTGACCGTACTGCCAATTCAGCTTGTGCTGCTGCCCAAGCTGCAACGTCGGGTCAACGCGCTTTCGCGCACCAGGATCAAGGAAGTCCGACAGCTTGGCAGGCAGCTCAGCGATCAATTGCGCCAACGGCAGGTCAATTCGGCCGGGCTGCTGCCAGCGAGTGCAAGTTTTAGAGAGCTTGAGCACGTGCGCAGGAAGATTTTCCGTCTGAAGTTCTTCATCAAGGCCCTCAACAATTTTCTGACCGCGCTAACACCGTTCTTGTTCTATTCTCTAGGCGGATACTTCGTCATCGAGGGGCGGATTACACTCGGCGCGCTTGTGGCCGTCCTGGCAGCGCACAAGGACTTTTCGGCACCGCTGAAAGAGCTCTTCAATTACTATCAGACGCTGGAAGACACGCGGATCCGGTACCAGGAAATCACGAGCTTTTTCATTCAATCGATTAATCGATCGACGAACGTTGAGGCAGACAACATCAGACTGGCGAGGGTCGGAAAATTCGAGCAATCCACACGGAGTTACCCGGATTTGTCTTTGGAAGGGCGGGGAGCGATCGCAACATCATGA